The genomic segment GCCCGGCCACCTTGACGCTTTGATTGGTGATCTGCAGAATCTCTTTTTTTCCCGACTCGTTCCAGCATGGGAACGGGCCGTTCATCTGTTTTCCGGTCTCAGTCCCGGTCAGCAGCAGGCTCTGCGTCTGAATATCGAGAGTATGACCGGTACATTGGTTGACTTTCTGAACGACAGCGCTGGACGACTTGTCATCAGTCTGACCCATTTTATCTCATCTTTACCTGATACGCTGCTGTCCGCGCTGTTTGTTTTTCTTGCCGCTTTTTTCATATCAAAAGATACGGATAAAATCAGGCAGCGTCTGTCTCTGATTTCTCTGCCTGCGATACAGACACCCGCCCTGCAAGTCTGGAAGGATCTGAAACAAACCTGTGCGGGATTTATTCGTGCCCAGTTTATCCTTGTCACCATAACTTTCCTTCTGATTTATTTCGGTCTGTTATGTATTGGGGTCAGTCATCCATTTACCATTGCCGTTATCGCCGGTTCAGTTGACCTGATCCCTTATCTTGGTACCGGAGTGATCTTTATCCCGTGGATCCTGTACCATATGATCATACAGAACTATCCCCTTGCACTTACCCTCTCAGCACTTTATCTGACTGTTGTCATCCAACGGCAGCTTCTTGAACCGAAGATCCTGTCCGCCACCATTGGGATTGACCCCCTGGCTTCTCTTGTGGCCCTTTATTTCGGATTCAGATGGCTGGGTTTCTCAGGACTTGTTATTGGACCTGTGCTGCTTATTGTGGTCAGATCTCTTTATCACTCCGGAGTTCTGAAAGACACCTGGGCCTTTATCATCGGCCGGAAAACCTGAAAAAAAGCAGGCCCTATCTCTTCCTTCTGTAAGACGTAAAAAATGTCAGACTGCCGCGGCTTATCCTGTCCTTTATCCAGGCACTGATCCATCCCACCGCCCTGCTGCGAACGCGGGGAATCAAGATCAGGAGGCCTGCTATATCCGTCAGAAACCCGGGAACAGCCAGTAAAAAGCCGCCAAAAACCAGACAAAGCCCGTCAAGCAGAGCCGCACCCGGCATCACTCGGTTATTCAGATCAAATCTGATTTCCTGAAGAATCGACAGCCCCTGTCTTTTCACTGTCCAGAGGCCGAACAGGGCACTGATGATAAGCAGCAGGAATGTGCTCAGCGGACCGATCAGCCGTCCTATGTAAATCAGCAGGCTGACTTCAGCAAGAACCAGAAGTAAGAGTATGATCAATCCCTTTCTTAACACGTGGACACGTCCTCTCTCGCAGGATTAGTTTAATCCGGACGCTTTCCTGATAAACTGATCCAGTTCAGGGTTTTTCTTTCGCAGTGATACCGGATGCATTCTGGAGTCTGTCCAGCAGTGGCTGCTTGTCCCATCTGCCAGCAGTTTGCCATTGTCTTCTCTTAATATCCGGTACTGGTAAGATAGCTTGATACTGTCATATGCTTTCAGTGAAGTTTCCACAATAACCGCATCGTCAAATGTCGCAGGAGAGTGATAGTGTAATTCGATACCAATAACCGGGATCATCAGCCCGTTTTCTTCGATCTGCTTATATGGGATGCCGGCTTTTCTTATCCAGTCTGTCCGGCCGACTTCAAACCAGTTTACATACTGGCTATGATGTACGATACCCATTTTATCAGTTTCATTATAACGAACAACAATTTTTGTCCTGGAAACTTTCATTCGTCACACTCCTGTCACTTTCATGTCTTTAAAAAAATAAAGAGAAGGTATCTTGTACCTTCTCTTATCATAAAACCAGCACCTGACTGAATCAAACAAATCATTCATCTT from the Sporolactobacillus sp. Y61 genome contains:
- the ytvI gene encoding sporulation integral membrane protein YtvI, encoding MKAGEKSIKIYLSIALRALFVLALVVLILFFTYLTVRFAFPFLIACLLSLLLNPLVSLLEKKTGIPRGLSAFVVLFLLFSAVIGLMLFAAVSLIKGITVLSKTVPGHLDALIGDLQNLFFSRLVPAWERAVHLFSGLSPGQQQALRLNIESMTGTLVDFLNDSAGRLVISLTHFISSLPDTLLSALFVFLAAFFISKDTDKIRQRLSLISLPAIQTPALQVWKDLKQTCAGFIRAQFILVTITFLLIYFGLLCIGVSHPFTIAVIAGSVDLIPYLGTGVIFIPWILYHMIIQNYPLALTLSALYLTVVIQRQLLEPKILSATIGIDPLASLVALYFGFRWLGFSGLVIGPVLLIVVRSLYHSGVLKDTWAFIIGRKT
- a CDS encoding thioesterase family protein — encoded protein: MKVSRTKIVVRYNETDKMGIVHHSQYVNWFEVGRTDWIRKAGIPYKQIEENGLMIPVIGIELHYHSPATFDDAVIVETSLKAYDSIKLSYQYRILREDNGKLLADGTSSHCWTDSRMHPVSLRKKNPELDQFIRKASGLN
- a CDS encoding FxsA family protein; this encodes MLRKGLIILLLLVLAEVSLLIYIGRLIGPLSTFLLLIISALFGLWTVKRQGLSILQEIRFDLNNRVMPGAALLDGLCLVFGGFLLAVPGFLTDIAGLLILIPRVRSRAVGWISAWIKDRISRGSLTFFTSYRRKR